The genomic DNA TGCTCGTGCAGGTGGGCAGCCGGGAACTGCTGCTCGACGACGCCCTGCGCCTGGCGGCGAACGCCGCGCGCGCGGACGTCGACGTCGTGCTCGAGGTCGCCGCGCGCGCCCCGCACAACATCCAGCTGCTCGTCGGCTCCCTCGAGGAGGCCGACCGCGCCCTCGAGCGAGCCGGCGACTTCCTCGCGGCGCGGCTGCCGGCGACGGCCGATGCGCTGCGATGACGATCCGCGCGCTGCGATGACGATCGGTGCGTTCAGATCACCCGGCAGTGGGTGGTCAGCGAGCCGATGCCCTCGATCGTGACGGTGACGGTCGCGCCGTCGTGCAGGAAGACCTGCGGGGTGCGCGAGTAGCCGGCGCCGCCCGGGCTGCCGGTGGAGATGAGGGTGCCCGGCGGAATCGTGGCCGAGCGCGACAGGTACGAGACGATCTCGGCGACGCCGCGCACCATCTCGGTCGTGGAGGCGTCCTGCAGGACGCGACCGTCGACGTTGGTGGTGAGCCAGAGGTCCTGCGGGTCGGCGATCTCGTCGGCGGTGACGACGACCGGACCGGTGGGGGTGAAACCGTCGAACGACTTGCAGCGCGACCACTGCGCCTCCGAGAACTGGATGTCGCGGGCCGTGATGTCGTTGACGACGGTGTACCCCCACACGGAGTCGAGCGCGTCGCGCACGTGGACGCCGCGCGCCGGCCGGCCGATGATGACGCCGAGCTCGGCCTCGTAGTCGACCTGGGTCGACAGGTCCTCGGGCCAGGTGGTGGTCTGGCCGTGGCCCGTCAGCGAGTTCGGCCAGAGCGAGAAGATCGTCATCGCGGTCTCGCTGCGCAGCTTCAACTCGCTGGCGTGCGCCGCGTAGTTCGCGCCGATCGCGAGCACCTGCGGCGGGCGCAGCACCGCCGAGGAGTAGCGCAGATCGGCCAGCGGCACGAGACGGCCGCCGTCGGCGATCGCCGGATCGGCGATCGCGCGCACGTGCTCGAGGCCGGGGTCGCCGCGCTCGATGAGCTCCTGCAGGTCGCGGGGCGCCTCGTCGCCCATCACCTCGTCGAGGAACAGCGCACCGTCGCCCGAGACGACGGCGAGGCGGGGGATGGATCGGCCTTCGACTCTGAGGTGCGCGAATCTCACCGTTCCAGCGTAGTCAGCCGCGACGGGCTCACGAGCCGGCCGGGCGCAGCCGCAACTCCTGCATGCCGCCGTCGACGGCGATCGAGGTGCCGGTGGTCGAACCCGAGGCCGGCGACGCGAGGTAGGCGACGGCTGCGGCGACCTCGTCGGGCGACACCAGCCGGCCGTGCGGCTGCCGAGCCTCGAGCGCGGCGCGCTCGGCCGCGGGATCGTCGGCCGCGTCGAGCAGCCGCCCCACCCACGGGGTGTCGGCGGTGCCCGGGTTGACGGCGTTCACGCGGATGCCCTCGCGCAGGTGGTCGGCGGCCATCGCCCGGGTGAGCGCCAGCACCGCGCCCTTCGTCGCACTGTAGAGCGCGCGCTGCGGCAGCCCGGCGGTGGCGGCGATCGAGGAGGTGTTCACGATCGCCGCGGCGGGGGAGACGCGCAGGTGGGGCAGGGCGGCCCGGCTGACCCGGGCGAGCCCGACGACGTTGACATCCCAGACCCGGTGCCACTCGTCGTCCCCGTTCGCGGCGATGTCGCCCTGGGCGCCGATGCCGGCGTTGTTCACGACGATGTCGATGCGGCCGAGCGCGTCGATCACCCGGGCGACGCCGGCGCGCACGCTCTCGTCGTCGGACACGTCGACGGCGACCGCGAGGTCGGCGTCGGCGCTCTCGGGTGCCAGGTCGAACACCGCGACGGTCGCGCCGCCGGCTCGCAGCCGCTGCGCGATGGCCGCGCCGATGCCCGACGCGCCGCCGGTGACGATCGCCACCAGTCCGTTGAACTCGCCCTCCACGGTGCTCACTCCGTTCCGGCGGCGCCCGCCGCCACGTAGGTCTGCCGCTGCCGGCCGAGGCCGTCGATCTCGAGCTCGACGACGTCGCCCGCCCGCAGGTACGGGAACCGGCCCGACAGCGCGACGCCCTGCGGGGTGCCGGTGAGCACGAGGTCGCCGGGCTCCAGTGCGAGCACCTGGCTGAGCTCGTGCACGATCACGTCGATCGGGAAGATCAGGTCGGCGGTGCGCGAGTCCTGCCGCGGCTCGCCGTTCACGAAGCTGCGCAGGCCCGTGTCGTCGGCGTCGAGTTCGTCGGGCGTCGCGAGCCACGGCCCGGTCGGGCAGAACCCGGGTGCGCTCTTGCCCTTCGACCACTGGCCACCGGATGCCTCGAGCTGCCAGGTGCGCTCGGAGAGGTCGTTCGCCAGCACGAACCCCGCGATGTGCGCGCGGGCCTCGGCGGGGGAGTCGAGGTACGAGGCGCGGCGGCCGATGACGATGCCGAGTTCGACCTCCCAGTCGGTCTTCGTGCTGCCGCGCGGGATCTCGACGTCGTCGTACGGCCCGACGACGGTGTTCGGCGACTTCATGAACATGACGAGCGTCTTCGGCGGCTCGGAGCCCGACTCGGCGGCGTGCGCCGCGTAGTTCATGCCGATGCAGTAGACCGCGCTCGGCCGGGCGACGGGTGCGCCGACGCGCAGGGCCTCGGCGCCCGCGAGCTCGGGCAGTTCGCCGGCCGCGAACGCGGCGGCGGCGCGGGCGATGCCGTCGCCCGCGAGGAACGCGCCGTCGATGTCGGCGGTCGCCTCGCGCAGGTCGAGCGTGCGGTCGCCGTCGAGCAACACGGGGATCTCGGCGCCGATCGGTCCGAGTCGTGCGAATCGCATGCGGGGTCCTTTCACCGTTGAAGGTCGGAAGTCTGACGCGCGGCATATCCCGCGACATCCGTGATTCTTGCATATCGCGGGACAGTTGACAGGCGAGACATCCGATGTTTATGCTCGCCCTGCCACGAAAGGACGCCATGAGCACGATCGTCAGCGTTGACACCCGGGACATCCGCTTCCCGACCTCCCGGTCACTCGACGGGTCGGATGCGATGAATCCCGACCCCGACTACTCCGCCGCCTCCATCGCCATCGGCACCGACGCGGGCGACGGGCTCGAGGGCGATGCGTTCGTATTCACGATCGGCCGCGGCAACGACGTCCAGGTCGCCGCGCTCGACGCGCTCCGCGACCACCTGCTGGGCCGCGACGTCGAAGACCTGCTCGCCGACATGGGGGCGGCCTCGCGACTGCTCACCCACGACTCGCAGCTGCGCTGGCTCGGCCCCGAGAAGGGCGTCATGCACATGGCGATCGGCGCGGCCGTGAACGCGCTGTGGGATCTGCGGGCCAAGCGCGCCGGCGAACCGCTCTGGGCGCACCTCTCGCAGCTCGCGCCCGAAGAACTCGTCTCGGTCGTCGACTTCCGGTACCTGAGCGATGCGCTCACGCCCGACGAGGCGCTCGCCATCCTGCGCGCCGCCGAACCCGGGCGCGCCGACCGCAGGGCCGAACTGCTCGAGCGCGGCTACCCCGCCTACACCACCACGCCCGGCTGGCTCGGCTACTCCGACGAGAAGCTCGAACGGCTCTGCCGCGAGGCGGTCGCCGACGGGTTCCCCCAGATCAAGCTCAAGGTCGGCGCGAACCTCGACGACGACCGCCGCCGGCTCGCCATCGCTCGGCGCGCGGTCGGCCCCGACTACCCGATCGCGATCGACGCGAACCAGCGGTGGGACGTGGCCGATGCGATCGCGTGGGTGAACGCGCTCGCCGAGTTCGGCCCCGCCTGGATCGAGGAGCCGACCAGCCCCGACGACGTGCTCGGCCACGCGGCCATCGCCCGCGGCGTCGCCCCGGTGCGCGTCGCCACCGGTGAGCACGTGCAGAACCGCGTCGTCTTCAAGCAGCTGCTGCAGGCCGGCGGCATGCAGGTCATGCAGATCGACGCGACCCGCGTCGGCGGCGTCAACGAGAACATCGCCAACCTCCTGCTGGCCGCGAAGTTCGGCGTGCCGGTGTGCCCGCACGCCGGGGGCGTGGGCCTCTGCGAGGCGGTGCAGCACCTGTCGATGTTCGACTTCGTCGCGGTGTCGGGCAGCATGGAGGGTCGCATGATCGAGTACGTCGACCACCTGCACGAGCACTTCGTCACCCCCACCGTGGTCGAGCACGGGCGCTACCTCGCGCCCGTCGCGCCCGGGGCCGGCACCGAGATGCACGCGTCGTCGATCGACACGTTCACCTGGCGCGGCGAGCACGTGGGGGCGGGCGCATGAGCTCCGACGTGACGAGCTCGTCGCGGCTCGGGCCGCTCGGCTTCGGCGCGGCCCCCATCGGCAACCTCTACCGCGAGGTCTCCGACGAGGCCGCTCGCGACGCACTCGACGCGGCGTGGGCGGGGGGCATCCGCTATTACGACACCGCCCCGCACTACGGGCTCGGGCTGAGCGAGCGTCGACTCGGCGAGTTCCTGCGCGACAAGCCGCGCGACGAGGTCCTCGTCTCGACGAAGGTCGGGCGGGTGCTCGAGCCGAACCCCGACTTCGCGGGCGGCTCCGACCTCGCCGACGGCTACGCGGTGCCGAACGCCCTCGTGCGCCGGTTCGACCCGACCGAGCGCGGCATCCGGCGCAGCCTCGAGGACTCGCTGACCCGCCTCGGGCTCGACCGCGTCGACATCGCCTACCTGCACGACCCCGACGCGTACGACACCGACCGCGGCATCGCCGAAGGTCTGCCCGCCCTCGTGCGGCTGCGCGACGAGGGGCTGGTCGCTGCGATCGGCATCGGCGTCAACGATGCGGATGTCGCGGCCCGCGCCGTGCGTGCGGCCGACCTCGACCTCGTCATGATCGCGGGCCGGTACACGTTGCTCGAACAGCCGGCGCTCGCCGACCTGCTGCCGCTCTGCCTCGAGCGCGGCGTCGGCGTGGTGGCGGCGGCCCCCTACAACTCGGGCCTGCTCGCGACCGACGACCCCGGCGCCGGGGCGCACTACAACTACGGCGCCGTGCCGGCCGACGTGCTGACGCGCGCTCGCGCGCTCGCCGCCGCGTGTCGCGAGCACGGGGTGCCGTTGCCGGTCGCGGCGATCCAGTACCCGCTGCGGCACCCGGCTGTGCGCGCCGTCGCCGTCGGCACCGCGCGAGCCGAGGCGGTGCACGAGAACCTCGCCCGCCTCGCGGTGCCCGTGCCCGCGTCGTTCTGGGACGCCCTGCAGGAAGCGGGGCTGATTCCATGAGCGGAACCGCGAGCACCCGGGTGATCGACGCGCACCTGCATCTGTGGGATCGCGCCGACGGGGGATACGGCTGGGTGACGCCCGAGCTCGGCCCCCTGCATCGCGACTTCGGGGCCGACGAGGCCGGCGTCGCGCTGCGCGAGGCCGGCGTCGACGCGGCGATCCTCGTGCAGGCCGACGACACCCTCGCCGACACCCGGTTCATGCTCGACCAGGCGCGCGCGAACGACTGGATCGTCGGCGTGGTCGGCTGGGTGCGCCTCGACGACGAGGCCGAGGCCGCAGCCCAGCTCGACGGGTTCGCCGAGGGCGGTGCCTCCGACGCCGCAGGGCTGCTGCGAGGCATCCGTCATCTCGTGCACGACGACCCCCGCGACGACTTCCTCGACCTGCCCGCCGTGCGGGCGTCGCTGCGCCGCGTGGCCGCGCACGGCCTGGTGTTCGACGTGCCCGACGCGTGGCCGCGCCACCTCGCCGCGGCCGGGCGCGCGGCCGCGGCCGTGCCCGAGCTCACGGTCGTGATCGACCACCTCGCCAAGCCGCCCGCAGGCGAGGGCTTCGATTCCGAGGCGTTCGCCGCCTGGGAGGCGGAGTTCCGCCGCGTCGCCGAGCTGCCGAACACGGTCGCCAAGTTCTCGGGGCTGCACCTGCCCGGGGCGTCCTTCACCGCCGATTCGGTCGGCCGGCTGCTCGACCTCGCGCTCGACGCGTTCGGCGCCGACCGCCTGCTGTACGGCGGCGACTGGCCGATGTCGGTGCCGCACGGCGGGTACGCGCCGACCTGGGCGGTCATGCGGGCCGCGCTCGACCGGCTCTCGGCGGCCGAGCGCACGGCGATCCTCGGCGCCAACGCCGAGCGCGTCTACCTCGCATCAGAGGTCGGAGCGATCGGCGGCTCCAATGGCTGAAACCTCGCGATGTCCGGCGAACTCGGGCTGAAACATCCGATCAGTCGCACTAGACTCAACCCCACCCGGCGGCCCCAGGGCCACCCTACTCGACGAAGAGAGGCGAACATGCTGAGCGGCATCCACCCGATCCTGAGCGGCGACCTGCTCGCCGCGCTGGACCGGCTCGGCCACGGCGACGAGCTCGTCGTCGCCGATGCGAACTTCCCCGCGCACCGCATCGGCGAGACGGTCGTCGAGGCACCGGGCCTGACGGCGCCCGCCGTGGTCCAGGCGATTCGCACCGTGCTCCCGCTCGACGCGTACGAGGCCGAGTCGGTGCTGCTCATGCAGGGCGAGGAGCCCGGGCCGCTGCCGGTGCCGATCGAGCTGGTCGCCGCAGCCGAGGTCGCCGACGACCGGCGCACCGCGCTCGACCGGTTCGCCTTCTACGAGCGCGCCGCCTCCGCCCGGCTCGTGGTGCGCACCGGCGAGCTGCGACCGTACGGCAACCTCATCATCAGGAAGGGCGTCGTGAACGAGTACCGATCCCAGGGGGCGGCCTCATGACCGCGCTGCTCGAGCTCGAGGGCATGAGCAAGGGGTTCCCCGGCGTGCAGGCGCTCGACGACGTGCGGCTCGACCTGCGCCACGGCGAGGTGCTCGCGCTCGTCGGCGAGAACGGCGCCGGCAAGTCGACGCTGATGAAGCTGCTCGCCGGCATCTACGAACCCGACGCCGGCACCATCCGGCTGAACGGGCGGGAGCTGCGGATCGACGGCCCGCGCCACGCGCAGGAACTGGGCATCGCGATCATCCATCAGGAGTTCAACCTGATGCCCGACCTCACCATCGCGCAGAACATCTTCATCGGGCGCGAGCGGCGCGTGGCCGGCACGTTCCTCGACGAGCGGGCGCTGAACCGCCGCGCCCGCGAGCTGTTCGACCGGCTCGGCCTCGCGCTCGACCCCACCGAACGCGTCGAACGGCTCACCGTCGCCCGCCAGCAGATGGTCGAGATCGCCAAGGCGCTGTCCTTCGACGCCCGCGTGCTCATCATGGACGAGCCGACCGCGGCGCTGAACGACGCCGAGGTCGACGTGCTCTTCGGGCTGATCGAGCGGTTCCGCACCCCCGACACCGGGGTCATCTACATCTCGCACCGCATGGAGGAGCTCTCGCGCATCTCCGACCGCATCACCGTGCTGCGCGACGGGCGGTACATCGACACCCTCGTCACCGCCGACACCGACCAGCGCGAGGTCATCTCGCTCATGGTGGGGCGTCCGATCGAGGGCGAATCGAGACCCGCACCGCGCACCGCACCGGGCGAACCGGTGCTCACCGTGACCGGGCTCTCCACCAAGCACCTGCTGAAGGACGTCAGCTTCGAGGCGCGCGCCGGTGAGATCCTCGGGTTCGCGGGGCTCATGGGCGCCGGGCGCACCGAGGTCGCCCGCGCCGTCGTCGGCGCCGACCGGCGCACGGCCGGCACCGTCACGCTGCACGGCCGCCAGGTGCAGATCCAGAACCCCGCCGACGCCGCACGGCTCGGCATCGGGTACCTCTCCGAAGACCGCAAGCAGCTCGGCGTGCTGCTCGAGCGCAGCGTGCGCGAGAACATCGTGCTCGCGTCGCTGCGCGACTACGTGCGCGGCGTGTTCGTCAGCGACCGGCGCATCGAGTCGACCGGCCGCGAGTACGTGCAGAAGCTGCGCATCAAGACCCCGTCGACCGCTCAGCTCGTGCAGAACCTCTCGGGCGGCAACCAGCAGAAGGTCGTCATCGCCAAGTGGCTCGCGAAGGACTGCGACGTGCTGATCTTCGACGAACCGACCCGCGGCATCGACGTGGGCGCGAAAGACGAGATCCACGGCCTGCTGCGCGAACTCGCCGCGCAGGGCAAGGCCATCATCGTGATCTCGTCCGAGCTGCCCGAGGTGCTGCGCCTGTCCGATCGCATCGCGGTCATGGCCGAGGGCCGGCTCACCGCGGTGCTCGACAACGCCGACGCCACGCAGGAGAACCTCATGGAGTACGCCACCCGCTTCAGCGCCGAAGGAACGATCACCCGATGACCCCCACCACCGCAGACCGCACGTCCGCACCGCAGCCCGCCGGCACCCCCTCGACCGAGGCGTTCGCCGCGATCGAGGCGGGCAAACCCCGGCTGGCCTGGCTGCGCGGCTCGCTGCAGCAGTTGCTCGCCGCCGCCAGCCTGATCGTGATCGTGGTGTTCTTCTCGATCGCGAGCCCGCACTTCTTCACCGCGAACAACCTGATCTCGATCCTCACCGCGGCGACCGTCACCGGCATCCTCGCGCTCGGCACCACGTTCGTCATCATCACGGGCGGCATCGACCTGTCGATCGGCACCGGCATGGTGCTGTGCGGCGTGATGGCCGGCGTCTTCCTCACCTACTGGGGGTGGCCGCTCTGGGCCGGCGTCGCGGCGACGATCGTGTTCGGCGGGCTGCTCGGCCTGATCAACGGCATGAACGTGTCGATCCTCGGCATCCCGCCGTTCATCGCCACCCTCGGCATGATGCTCATCGCGGCGGGCCTGTCGCTGGTCATCTCGGGCACCAAGCCGATCTACTTCAACGACACCCCCGAGTTCCAGCAGATCATGAACCTGTCGATCATCCCGGGGGTGCGCTTCCCGCTCGGCGTGGTGATCTTCGTCGTGATGATCGTGATCGCGGCGGTCGTGCTCTCGAAGACGCTGATCGGCCGCTACGCCTTCTCGATCGGTTCGAACGAGCAGGCCACGTCGCTGTCGGGCGTGAACGTGCGGCGCTGGAAGATCGTGATCTACACCATGGCGGGGCTCTTCGTCGGCCTGGCCGGTGTGCTCAGCGCCTCGCGGCTCTCGTCCGCGCAGCCGACCGGCGGCATGGGCCTCGAGCTCGAGGCGATCGCCGCCGTGGTGATCGGCGGCACCTCGCTGCAGGGCGGCAAGGGCTCGATCATCGGCACCGTGATCGGCGCGCTCATCATGGCCGTGCTGACGAACGGCCTGCGCATCATCTCCGTCCCGCAGGAGTGGCAGTCCGTCGCGGTCGGCATCGTGATCCTGGTCGCGGTGTACCTCGACATGCTGCGCCGACGCCGGGCCTGAGGCATCCGGACGCACCACCGCACCACCGCACCACCGCACCACCGAACACTCGACTCGCACCACCAGTCAGCACCACCTCACAGCACCACACACAAAGGAGTGACCACATGTTCAGCAAGCGCATGGCCGGCGCCGTCGTCGGCGCCGCGATCACCGCACTCGTCCTCGCGGGGTGCGCGAACGACGGCGGCTCGGGCTCGGGCGACGCCTCGGGCGACGGCGACAAGCCGTACATCGCCCTGATCTCGAAGGGGTTCCAGCACCAGTTCTGGCAGGCCGTGAAAGCGGGTGCCGAGCAGGCGGCCGAGGAGTTCGACGTCGAGATCTCGTTCGAGGGCCCCGACACCGAGGCCGATGTCGACCAGCAGATCCAGATGCTGCAGACCGCGCTCGACAAGAGCCCCGCCGCGATCGGATTCGCCGCGCTGGACAGCCAGGCCGCCGGCCCGCTGCTGCAGCAGGCGAAGGATTCGAACATCCCGGTCATCGCGTTCGACTCGGGTGTCGAGAGCGACATCCCGCTGACGACCGCGGCGACCGACAACCTGGCCGCTGCGGCGGAGGCGGCCAAGCACATGGCCGACGCCGTCGGCCACGAGGGCAAGGTCGCGCTCGTCGTGCACGACCAGACCTCGGTCACCGGTCAGCAGCGCCGCGACGGCTTCGTCGAGTACCTGGAGGAGAACGAGCCGAACATCGAGATCGTCGACATCCAGTACGGCGGCGGCGACCAGGCGAAGTCGGCCGACCTCGCCAAGGCGATCATCGCCGCGCACCCCGACCTGAAGGGCATCTACGGCTCGAACGAGGGTTCGGCGATCGGCGTCGTGCAGGCCGTGAAGGAGCTCGGCGTCGACCCGGCGACCCTCGCGGTGGTCGGGTTCGACTCGGGCCAGGCGCAGATGGACGCGATCCGCGACGGCCTCATGCTCGGCGCCATCACGCAGAACCCCGTCGGCATCGGCTACGAGACGGTGAAGGCCGCGGTGGCCGCGATCAACGGTGAGACGCTGCCGAAGACGATCGACACCGGGTTCTTCTGGTACGACGCGTCGAACATCGACGACGAGGAGATCCAGGCGGTGCTGTACGAGTAAGCACGGCCGGTCGGCATGAGGCGGGGGCGGCGCGAGCCGCCCCCGCTTCGCGTGCGCGTTCCAGGCACCGAGTTCAGACGGAGGCACCGCCGGCGGTGCCTCCGTCTGAACTCGGTGCCTGGAACGGGTGCGCCCTACAGCGCCTCGCGCAGCCACTGCTCGACGCCGCTGACGTGCACGACCGTCAGCGCGCTCGCGAGATCGGCGTCGCCCGAGGCGATCGCGTCGAGGATGGCGTGGTGCTCCTGCAGGGTGCGGTCGACGACGTTCTCCTGCGTGATGCCCCGCCAGATGCGGGCGCGCACGGTGTGGCTGGAGAGCGAGTCGATGAGGCTCGCGAGGTACGCGTTGCCCGTGGCCTCGGCGATGCCGCCGTGGAACTCGAGGTCGTGCGCCACGAGGCTCTCGACGTCGGCGGCGTGGTCGACTCCGGCGACGATCTCGCGCAGGCGGGCGATCGCGTCGGCGTCGGCGCGGCGTGCGGCGAGGGACGACGCGGATGACTCGAGGATGCGCCGCACCGCGAAGATCTCGAGGATCGACTGGTCGTCGTGCAGGTCGACGACGAACGACATCGCCTCCAGCAGCAGCCGCGGCTCGAGGCTGGTGACGTAGGTGCCGTCGCCGCGACGCACGTCGAGCACCCGGATCACCTCGAGCGCCTTCACCGCCTCGCGCAGCGAGGATCGACTGAGACCGAGCCGATCGCTCAACTCCTTCTCGGGCGGCAGGCGATCCCCGGGGGCGAGCTCGCCCGCGATGATCATCTCTTTGATGCGCAGAATCGCCTCGTCGGTCACGGCCATGCTCGGCATGGTACCGCCCGACGGAGGCAGACATCAGATCTTTGCCGGCGGTGTCGCCGCACGCCAGAGGTGCATCGACGCGTAGCTGCGCCACGGCGCCCACTCGGCGCCGCGCGCGGCGAGCTCGCGCGGGGCATCGGGCAGCCCGAGCCGCCGGGCCCCGGCGCGCAGCGCGAGGTCGCTCACGAGCAGGATGTCGGGGGCGCGGGTGACGCGCATCGCCAGGTACCCGGCCGTCCACGGCCCGATGCCGGGGATCGCGAGGAGGTCGGAGTGCAGCTCGTGCCGCTCGCGCTCGGGCGAGACGATCAGGTCGCCGCCCGCGAGCCTCGCCGCGACGTCGAGGACGGTGCGGATGCGCGATGCGGGGCCGCGCAGCACCCGATGCCCTTCGGCGGCGATCTGCTCGGCGGTGGGGAAGAGCCTGCCGAGCCCGTGATCGCCGGGCATCGTGAACGGCTCGCCGAGCTCGGCCGCGAGCCGGCCGAGCGCGGTGCGTGCGGCGGCGACCGAGACCTGCTGCCCGATGAGGGCTCGGAACACCAGTTCGTGCGCGTCCAGCGCGCCCGGCAGGCGGATGCCCGGAGCGGCGCGCACGGCGTCGCGCAGCGCGGGGTCGCGCGCGAGCACATCGTCGATCGCGACCGCGTCGGCGTCGAGGTCGAACAGCCGCCGCACCCGGGCCACGAGCGGCGGCAGGTCGGCGAGCGACGCGAGGTGCGCCTCGATCTCGACGCCGGGCTGCGCGGCCTCGGTCAGGCTGACGAGCGCCGGACCCGACGGCAGCCGGAGCGTGCGGGTGAACCGCCCCGGTTCGGCACGTTCGACGCCGTCGACGGCGCGCGCGGCGAGCCAGTCGAACACCCCGGACGCCTCGAACGGCTCGCGCGCCGGCAACCGCAGCCGCACGGCGCCCGAGGCGGGCACCTGGGCGCGCGCCCGCACCGCCGCCGCGAGCCGGAGCTCGAGCGGGCTGCGCTCGTACACCTCGCGGATGGTGTCGTTGAACTGCCGGATGCTGCCGAACCCCGACGCGAACGCCACGTCGGCGGCGGGGAGGTCGGTGGACACGAGCAGTGCCCGCGCGGTCTGCGCGCGGTGCGCGCGGGCGAGGGCGAGCGGCCCGGCGCCGAGCTCTGCGGTGAGCACCCGCGTGAGATGCCTGGGGGAGTAGCCGAGGCGCGCGGCGAGCCCGGGCACACCCTCGCGCTCGATCACCCCGTCGGCGATGAGCCGCATCGCGCGAGCCGCGAGGTCGTCGCGCAGATCCCA from Agromyces larvae includes the following:
- a CDS encoding enolase C-terminal domain-like protein: MSTIVSVDTRDIRFPTSRSLDGSDAMNPDPDYSAASIAIGTDAGDGLEGDAFVFTIGRGNDVQVAALDALRDHLLGRDVEDLLADMGAASRLLTHDSQLRWLGPEKGVMHMAIGAAVNALWDLRAKRAGEPLWAHLSQLAPEELVSVVDFRYLSDALTPDEALAILRAAEPGRADRRAELLERGYPAYTTTPGWLGYSDEKLERLCREAVADGFPQIKLKVGANLDDDRRRLAIARRAVGPDYPIAIDANQRWDVADAIAWVNALAEFGPAWIEEPTSPDDVLGHAAIARGVAPVRVATGEHVQNRVVFKQLLQAGGMQVMQIDATRVGGVNENIANLLLAAKFGVPVCPHAGGVGLCEAVQHLSMFDFVAVSGSMEGRMIEYVDHLHEHFVTPTVVEHGRYLAPVAPGAGTEMHASSIDTFTWRGEHVGAGA
- a CDS encoding sugar ABC transporter ATP-binding protein gives rise to the protein MTALLELEGMSKGFPGVQALDDVRLDLRHGEVLALVGENGAGKSTLMKLLAGIYEPDAGTIRLNGRELRIDGPRHAQELGIAIIHQEFNLMPDLTIAQNIFIGRERRVAGTFLDERALNRRARELFDRLGLALDPTERVERLTVARQQMVEIAKALSFDARVLIMDEPTAALNDAEVDVLFGLIERFRTPDTGVIYISHRMEELSRISDRITVLRDGRYIDTLVTADTDQREVISLMVGRPIEGESRPAPRTAPGEPVLTVTGLSTKHLLKDVSFEARAGEILGFAGLMGAGRTEVARAVVGADRRTAGTVTLHGRQVQIQNPADAARLGIGYLSEDRKQLGVLLERSVRENIVLASLRDYVRGVFVSDRRIESTGREYVQKLRIKTPSTAQLVQNLSGGNQQKVVIAKWLAKDCDVLIFDEPTRGIDVGAKDEIHGLLRELAAQGKAIIVISSELPEVLRLSDRIAVMAEGRLTAVLDNADATQENLMEYATRFSAEGTITR
- a CDS encoding fumarylacetoacetate hydrolase family protein, translating into MRFARLGPIGAEIPVLLDGDRTLDLREATADIDGAFLAGDGIARAAAAFAAGELPELAGAEALRVGAPVARPSAVYCIGMNYAAHAAESGSEPPKTLVMFMKSPNTVVGPYDDVEIPRGSTKTDWEVELGIVIGRRASYLDSPAEARAHIAGFVLANDLSERTWQLEASGGQWSKGKSAPGFCPTGPWLATPDELDADDTGLRSFVNGEPRQDSRTADLIFPIDVIVHELSQVLALEPGDLVLTGTPQGVALSGRFPYLRAGDVVELEIDGLGRQRQTYVAAGAAGTE
- a CDS encoding amidohydrolase family protein, giving the protein MSGTASTRVIDAHLHLWDRADGGYGWVTPELGPLHRDFGADEAGVALREAGVDAAILVQADDTLADTRFMLDQARANDWIVGVVGWVRLDDEAEAAAQLDGFAEGGASDAAGLLRGIRHLVHDDPRDDFLDLPAVRASLRRVAAHGLVFDVPDAWPRHLAAAGRAAAAVPELTVVIDHLAKPPAGEGFDSEAFAAWEAEFRRVAELPNTVAKFSGLHLPGASFTADSVGRLLDLALDAFGADRLLYGGDWPMSVPHGGYAPTWAVMRAALDRLSAAERTAILGANAERVYLASEVGAIGGSNG
- a CDS encoding SDR family NAD(P)-dependent oxidoreductase, with the translated sequence MSTVEGEFNGLVAIVTGGASGIGAAIAQRLRAGGATVAVFDLAPESADADLAVAVDVSDDESVRAGVARVIDALGRIDIVVNNAGIGAQGDIAANGDDEWHRVWDVNVVGLARVSRAALPHLRVSPAAAIVNTSSIAATAGLPQRALYSATKGAVLALTRAMAADHLREGIRVNAVNPGTADTPWVGRLLDAADDPAAERAALEARQPHGRLVSPDEVAAAVAYLASPASGSTTGTSIAVDGGMQELRLRPAGS
- a CDS encoding ABC transporter permease, with the protein product MTPTTADRTSAPQPAGTPSTEAFAAIEAGKPRLAWLRGSLQQLLAAASLIVIVVFFSIASPHFFTANNLISILTAATVTGILALGTTFVIITGGIDLSIGTGMVLCGVMAGVFLTYWGWPLWAGVAATIVFGGLLGLINGMNVSILGIPPFIATLGMMLIAAGLSLVISGTKPIYFNDTPEFQQIMNLSIIPGVRFPLGVVIFVVMIVIAAVVLSKTLIGRYAFSIGSNEQATSLSGVNVRRWKIVIYTMAGLFVGLAGVLSASRLSSAQPTGGMGLELEAIAAVVIGGTSLQGGKGSIIGTVIGALIMAVLTNGLRIISVPQEWQSVAVGIVILVAVYLDMLRRRRA
- a CDS encoding aldo/keto reductase, which codes for MSSDVTSSSRLGPLGFGAAPIGNLYREVSDEAARDALDAAWAGGIRYYDTAPHYGLGLSERRLGEFLRDKPRDEVLVSTKVGRVLEPNPDFAGGSDLADGYAVPNALVRRFDPTERGIRRSLEDSLTRLGLDRVDIAYLHDPDAYDTDRGIAEGLPALVRLRDEGLVAAIGIGVNDADVAARAVRAADLDLVMIAGRYTLLEQPALADLLPLCLERGVGVVAAAPYNSGLLATDDPGAGAHYNYGAVPADVLTRARALAAACREHGVPLPVAAIQYPLRHPAVRAVAVGTARAEAVHENLARLAVPVPASFWDALQEAGLIP
- a CDS encoding fumarylacetoacetate hydrolase family protein, which gives rise to MRFAHLRVEGRSIPRLAVVSGDGALFLDEVMGDEAPRDLQELIERGDPGLEHVRAIADPAIADGGRLVPLADLRYSSAVLRPPQVLAIGANYAAHASELKLRSETAMTIFSLWPNSLTGHGQTTTWPEDLSTQVDYEAELGVIIGRPARGVHVRDALDSVWGYTVVNDITARDIQFSEAQWSRCKSFDGFTPTGPVVVTADEIADPQDLWLTTNVDGRVLQDASTTEMVRGVAEIVSYLSRSATIPPGTLISTGSPGGAGYSRTPQVFLHDGATVTVTIEGIGSLTTHCRVI
- a CDS encoding RbsD/FucU family protein — its product is MLSGIHPILSGDLLAALDRLGHGDELVVADANFPAHRIGETVVEAPGLTAPAVVQAIRTVLPLDAYEAESVLLMQGEEPGPLPVPIELVAAAEVADDRRTALDRFAFYERAASARLVVRTGELRPYGNLIIRKGVVNEYRSQGAAS